Genomic segment of Candidatus Coatesbacteria bacterium:
GACGGTAAGCGCATCTTCAAGGATTTCAGCAGTAAACACAAACTCAGGATCAAACCTCACCGGATTAACCTATCAAAGCCCTCGCATTAGCGTAAGAACCGGGCAATAACAGAAGGAAACCGATGAAACGCTACCGCCTCGTGCCCCTCCTTCTCGTCTTGATACCGCTGGCCTCCTCCTGCGCCGTCGAGCCCCTCGAGGGCGACGTGCTGCTCTACGACGGCCCCGGCGCCGACGAGGACTGCACCGCCAACCTGGCGGCGCTGCTCGAGAACCTGGGCTACTCCGTCGAACTCGCCGGACCGGATTACTTCAACACCAACGGCTGCGCCGGTTTTCGGGTGGCGGCCTTCCCCGGCGGGGACATGTTCCAGTACGCCCGCGATCTGGAGACCGACGCCAAGGAGGACATCCGGCGGTTCCTCGCCGAGGGCGGCGCCTACCTGGGCGTCTGCGGCGGTTCCTACTTCGCCGCCGCCCGCGTCCACTGGCAGGGGGCCGAGCTGCCGATGGAGCCCCTGGCCCTGTTCCCAGGCGAGGCCGTCGGCCCCATCGACGAGATCGCCCCGTTCCCCGACTGCACCATTACCGGCATCCACGCCGACGAGGAGCACCCCATCAGCGCCGACCTCGAGGACGAGCTGCGCTACACCTACTGCTACGGCCCCTACTTCCTCCTCGACGAGGAAGCCGGGGAGGCCCCGGCCGTCCTCCATCGCTACGACACCGGCGACGGGGCGGCCAGCCTGGCCTTCGCTTACGACGCCGGCCGGGTGTTCATCATCGGCCTGCACCCCGAACTGACCATCGTCGAGGTCGAGGACGGCGGCACCGACTACCACCCCGACAGCTACGCTCTGTTCGAGGCCGCCCTGGACTGGCTCCTCGCCGACCGTTAAGGAAAGGTGGATCATGCAAGCCGTCGTCGTGCTGTTCTCCGCCGCGCTGACCAACAACATCGCCCTGACCAACTTTCTGGGCATGTGCCCTTTCATCGCCGTCAGCCGCGACGTCAAGACCGCCTTCGGCATGGGCGCCGCGGTGACCCTGGTGATGACCCTGACCGCCGCCGCCAACTGGGCCATCCAGCACTACCTGCTCGAGCCCTTCGGCGTCGAGCACCTGCAGTACATCATCTTCATCGTCGTCATCGCCGCCATCGTCCAGGTGCTCGAGCTGGCCATCGAGCGCTTCAGCCCCGACCTCTACGCCTCCTTCGGCGTCTTCCTGGCCCTGATCACCGTCAACTGCGCCATCCTCGGCGTCTCCCTCTTCATGGTTCTGCGCGGCTACGGCTTCGTCGAGACCCTGGCCTACGGCTTCGGCTCCGGGGTGGGCTGGACCCTGGCCATCGTCGCCCTGGCCGGCATCCGCCAGAAGCTGGAGAGGGCCGACCTGCCCAAGGGCCTCGAGGGTCCGGGGATCACCATGATCGCCACGGCGATCATGG
This window contains:
- a CDS encoding NADH:ubiquinone reductase (Na(+)-transporting) subunit E (Part of the NQR complex which consists of NqrA, NqrB, NqrC, NqrD, NqrE and NqrF; NQR complex catalyzes the reduction of ubiquinone-1 to ubiquinol by two successive reactions, coupled with the transport of Na(+) ions from the cytoplasm to the periplasm; NqrE is probably involved in the second step, the conversion of ubisemiquinone to ubiquinol.); this translates as MQAVVVLFSAALTNNIALTNFLGMCPFIAVSRDVKTAFGMGAAVTLVMTLTAAANWAIQHYLLEPFGVEHLQYIIFIVVIAAIVQVLELAIERFSPDLYASFGVFLALITVNCAILGVSLFMVLRGYGFVETLAYGFGSGVGWTLAIVALAGIRQKLERADLPKGLEGPGITMIATAIMAMAFIGLTGLI